One Nerophis ophidion isolate RoL-2023_Sa linkage group LG23, RoL_Noph_v1.0, whole genome shotgun sequence genomic window carries:
- the LOC133541730 gene encoding oocyte zinc finger protein XlCOF8.4-like, whose translation MQTEEPQHNLIKQEKEYPLIPHFKNEEEHPLIPHFKEEEEDPLTPHFKKEAVDPLSPHIKEEEEEHSISQQGEHLEGLEEVDVTKLPVTGVPVKSEDDEVKGESEERGGGEPPSSSSTQHMTTEADGDHCGGSQADKLLAPLSDSEDTTSHSPDTDDEDSKDDKTCHTDNTHFTSSHSHKTFKYHSLLKVHMRTHTGERHFLCSICGKDFTQRYILKIHMRIHTGEKPFSCSECGKSFGKNQSLKVHMRTHTGENPFSCSECGKSFVRNEHLNVHMRSHTGEKPFSCSICGKDFTRRDHFKKHMRIHTGEQPFHVQYAVNILLERTT comes from the coding sequence atgcagacggaggagccacagcacAACCTCATTAAGCAGGAAaaggaatacccactgatcccccattttaaaaatgaagaggaacacccactaatcccccattttaaagaggaagaggaggacccactgacaccccattttaaaaaggaagcggtggatccactgagccctcacattaaagaggaagaggaggaacacagcatcagtcagcagggagagcatcttgaaggactggaggaggttgatgtcaccaagctgccagtgactggtgtccctgtgaagagtgaagatgatgaggtgaaaggtgaaagtgaggagaggggagggggggagcctccaagcagcagctcaacacaacacatgacaacagaagctgatggagaccactgtggaggatcacaagcagacaagctcttagctccactatcagatagtgaggacacaacgtcacactctcctgacactgatgatgaagactctaaagatgataagacatgtcacactgacaacactcacttcacatcttctcactctcacaaaacttttaaataccatagtcttctgaaagtccacatgagaacacacactggagaaagacattttttgtgttcgatctgcggtaaagattttactcaaagatacattttgaaaatacacatgagaatacacactggagaaaaacctttttcctgctcagaatgtggtaaaagttttggaaaaaatcaaagtttaaaagtacacatgagaacacacacaggagaaaacccgttttcctgctcagaatgtggtaaaagttttgtaagaaatgaacatttaaatgtacacatgagatcacacactggagaaaaacctttttcatgttcaatctgcggtaaagattttactcgaagggaccatttcaaaaaacacatgagaatacacactggagaacaaCCTTTTCATGTTCAATATGCGGTAAATATTTTGCTCGAAAGAACTACTTGA